The genomic stretch CCCGTCGTCGCGACCGGAAACGGAGTCGCACAGCCCACGAGCAACACGCTCACGCTCGCCGCGATCCAGAGCACCATCCGCTCGCGCCGCACCGCACCGCTTTTCCGCCGATCGACCACCATGAGCCGCACGATGCGTAGCTCGGAGCCTTTCGCCAGTGCTTGCGCACGTTTCGGTGTCGGCGAGTTTTGCCGCGACGACTCGGTTGCTCTTGCGCTTCGGTCCCTCGTGGGTACCCCCGACGCCGTGCACGCCCGGAACTTCTTGCGCCGCCTCGGATCGCTGGCCACTCGCCGCATCCACCTGCGCAGCGACGACCCGTGGCCGGTATCCGTCGCGAAACGCTGGTGGGTGCGACTCACGCGCGGACTTCACGTCGAGTTTCGCGGCCCGGGCCACGTGCTCTCGATCGGGCGTGGCGGCAAGCTGCACGGCAAGGCCTTAATCTACGGCGCACGCAATCGCGTCTCCATCGGCGACGGCTGTTTCTTCACCCGCACCTGGCTCGACGTGCATTCTTGGGACAGCGAACTGTCGATCGGCAATCGCGCCCGCATCTTCGGGCACGATGATCTCGGCTGCACGCTCGTGCTCCTCCGCGGCCAGGGACGCCGCATCTCGCTCGGCGAAGAGTGCCTCCTCTCCTACGCGGTCGAGATCCGCAACTGCGACGGGCACAGCATCCGCGAGCAGGCCACAGGAAAGCTGCGCAACCTACAGCGGGACATCGTGCTGGAACGCCACGTCTGGATCGGCGCGCACTCGATCGTGCTCAAGGGGGCGACGATCGGCTCCGGCTCGATCGTCGGTGCCGGCTCGGTCGTCACCGGCACGATCGGCAGCGATCTCATCGCCGTGGGCCGCCCCGCGGTCGAGAAACGCCGCGGCATCGTCTGGAGCCTCGACGAGCCGAAGGAATGACGTTCGGCGCCGACCGGCGGAAAGAACTCGTCGGAAGAAGGTCGCTGCCAACTCGGTCGAGCAACCAATGGCCACGGCCCTTCATGCCGTATCCGATGCGCACGCCCCCGTAGACTCCTGCCGACGTTCCGTCAGGCAGTCCGCGGGTTTGCATCCACCCCGATGCGCTGGCGCGCCCGGTCGTTCGCGACCGCCACCTTGCCTCACGCACGCGCTCCGAAGACCGGCCACGACACGCGTCACAATCTCGAACTGGCGGCCGGCCGCCTGCGTGATCATCACGTCGATCTGCTCGTCATCGGTGCCTACGGACACTCGCGCATCCGACAGTTCATCGTCGGCAGCACGACCACCGCGTGCGTGCGCACCTGTCTCGTGCCGGTGTTGATGTTTCGCTGAGCCGGATCGCGCGCCGTCCGGACGCCGACCGGATACCGCACAATCCTTGCAAAGGCAGGCTCGACGCCTGCTTGCGCGCCGTCGACCATGACCCTTCACCACGTGACGGCGCGCGACCACGCACGCCCGGCGTCGGTGCCGTTTCCACGATGACTCTTCCGATCGAAAGCCCGGTTCTCTTTTTCACCGTCCTCGCGGCGCTGGTCCTTTTCGTGCCCATGTTGTGCGAACAGATCCGCCTCCCGGGGTTGGTCGGGCTGATCGTCGCGGCGATGATCCTCGGCCCGTACGGCACGGGTGTACTAGAGCGCAACACGCTGGTCCAATACCTCGGCCAAGCGGGATTGTTGTTCATCGTCTTCGTCGCCGGGCTGGAGATCGACCTCGCTCGCTTCGCCAAGTATCGAAACCACAGCCTCGTCTTCGGCAGCATTTCCTACCTCGTGCCGCAAGTGGTCGGTGCGGTGCTGGGGGTGTTCGTGCTGAAGTTCGATCTCACCCAAGCGATCCTCCTCGGGAGCATGTTCGGCTCCCACACGCTGCTTGCCTACCCGGTCGCGAGCCGACTCGGGATCACGCGCACGCACCCCGTCACGACCAGCGTCGGCGGCAGCATCGTCACGGACACGTCGGCGTTTCTGGTCCTCGCGATCATCGCGAACTCGGTCTCCGGCGACGCCGGTTGGGACTTCTGGGCGCGCTTCGCGCTGATGCTGGCGTTGTTCGTCGCACTGGTGTTCCGGGTGTTGCCGCGGGTCGCACGGTGGTTCTACCGCACGGTCCCGGACGAAGGCTCGCGCGACTTTCTCTTCACGATCCTGATGCTCTTCGTGTGCGCGTCGCTCGCGGAGTTCGCCGGCGTGCAGCCGATCATCGGAGCGTTCATGTGCGGCATCGCGCTCAATCGCCTGATCCCTGAGCGCAGCCCGCTCATGAGCCGCGTGCAGTTCGTCGGCCGCACGTTGCTGGTGCCCGTTTTCCTCGTCTCGGTCGGCATGTTGGTCGATCCCCGCGCCATCGTCGGCGATCGCGCGACGCTCCTCGTGGTCGCGACGATGACCGTCGCGGTCGTGGCCACGAAATTCGTGGCGGCGTTCTCCGCCGGCAAGCTGCTGCGCTACACCCACAACGAGAACTGGGTGATGTTCGGCATGACGGTGAACCAAGCCGCCGGCACCCTCGCCGCCGTGATCGTCGGCTTCGATCTCGGTCTGTTCGACTCGTCCGTCGTCAACGGCGCGATCGTGATGATGTTGCTCACCTGCCTGATCGGCCCGTCCGTGACCGAACGGTGGGGACGCAAGCTCGCCGAGGTCGCCGAACTCGCGCCCGTCGACCGCAAGGACGCACCGCAACGCATCCTCATCCCCGTCGCGAATCCCGCCACGGTCGAACCCCTCATGGACCTCGCGTTGCTCCTGCGCGAACCCACGTCGAAGCAACCCATCTTTCCCCTCGCCATCGTGACCGAGGGGTCCGACATCGACTCGAAGATCGCCCGCTCCGAAAAGCTCCTCGCCCACGCCGCCGTGCGCGGGAACGCCGGAGACGCCCCCGTGTTTCCCGTCACTCGCGTCGACGTGAACATCGCCGAAGGCATCCGTCGCACGATGGCCGAGCACCAGATCACCACGGTCGTGATCGGCTGGAACGGCGAGATCTCCCTCGCCAGCCGCATCTTCGGTGGCGTGGTCGACCAACTCCTCGAACAGAGCCGCCAACTCGTGGTGGTCGCCAAGATCGATCGCTCCCTCAACGACACCGCCCGCGTCCTCCTCATCGCTCCGCGCTCGGCCGAACGCGAGTCGTCGTTCTCCGCCTCGATCCATCTCGTCAAGGTCCTCTGCCAGCAACTCTCGACTCCGCTCCACGTGCTCGGTCCGTCGGTGGAGACGAAACGCTTCCAAGGGATTTGCCGCGAGACGAAGCCCGATGTGCCCACCACGATGCGCCCCATTCCCGGTCTGCGGGATCTGCCGGACATGCTCGGCACCGAGCTGCGTCCCCACGATCTCGTCATCCTGCTCAGTGCGCGCGAACATCGCGTGTCTTGGACGCAATCGCT from Opitutales bacterium ASA1 encodes the following:
- a CDS encoding cation:proton antiporter; translated protein: MTLPIESPVLFFTVLAALVLFVPMLCEQIRLPGLVGLIVAAMILGPYGTGVLERNTLVQYLGQAGLLFIVFVAGLEIDLARFAKYRNHSLVFGSISYLVPQVVGAVLGVFVLKFDLTQAILLGSMFGSHTLLAYPVASRLGITRTHPVTTSVGGSIVTDTSAFLVLAIIANSVSGDAGWDFWARFALMLALFVALVFRVLPRVARWFYRTVPDEGSRDFLFTILMLFVCASLAEFAGVQPIIGAFMCGIALNRLIPERSPLMSRVQFVGRTLLVPVFLVSVGMLVDPRAIVGDRATLLVVATMTVAVVATKFVAAFSAGKLLRYTHNENWVMFGMTVNQAAGTLAAVIVGFDLGLFDSSVVNGAIVMMLLTCLIGPSVTERWGRKLAEVAELAPVDRKDAPQRILIPVANPATVEPLMDLALLLREPTSKQPIFPLAIVTEGSDIDSKIARSEKLLAHAAVRGNAGDAPVFPVTRVDVNIAEGIRRTMAEHQITTVVIGWNGEISLASRIFGGVVDQLLEQSRQLVVVAKIDRSLNDTARVLLIAPRSAERESSFSASIHLVKVLCQQLSTPLHVLGPSVETKRFQGICRETKPDVPTTMRPIPGLRDLPDMLGTELRPHDLVILLSAREHRVSWTQSLEMLPRHLASEFPAQPFLVLYAAEVAETLVPREEPIQPDAPVAIETGAVVAAQRIAVHTTHADLQRVIHDLLAVDFASDPEALERLTAELHRSAGEFPIEIHDSTFILHAHDEAAARPLLYLATSVSGIPLPASGETAQALLLLVSPADSPPEDHLQLLRRIALHLRKGDVAETLRASPDHARVLAALRSIDTPSA